The Pelmatolapia mariae isolate MD_Pm_ZW linkage group LG10_11, Pm_UMD_F_2, whole genome shotgun sequence genome includes a region encoding these proteins:
- the pear1 gene encoding platelet endothelial aggregation receptor 1 produces MFIRLEDFSKCMGSLNQTPFFFTVSSSEVAFWVKYFSCRESACSWMPSTMPTLQSPAVLLLFSILIGLSCSLDPRDPNVCSTWESFTTSVKESYLHPYDQVGEEPCSDPRTSYKCMRHRITYKTAYRQAVKTDYRKRYQCCPGYYESRGKCVPRCTKECVHGRCVAPDRCQCEGGWRGDDCSSDCDDKHWGANCKQQCKCENGALCDPVKGTCRCPPGFNGRYCEESCPAGTFGKRCLQRCKCATGGSCDKATGECICRDGFTGTYCETSCRRKCQARCPCQNGGICKGKGICACPPGWTGPVCTERCPEGRFGPNCTEECVCHNNGKCDAETGQCQCAKGFTGHRCKEECAAGSYGQDCKGVCDCANGARCYNIDGACLCEPGFSGPHCRDRMCPDGIYGMHCERTCLCQDKHTLSCHPMKGECTCQPGWAGLYCNETCAHGFYGHGCLEPCLCVNGGVCDGATGRCHCAPGFTGLHCENPCKSGTYGKNCSLECSCKNYVDCSPIDGTCFCKEGWRGPDCSIPCSEGTWGPGCNATCHCANGAKCNPADGSCTCTAGWQGARCDQPCPMGTFGPGCLKRCDCVHANGCQATTGECHCLPGWSGPRCSEPCSEGLWGRHCNQTCFKHCPNSDTCLRETGACVCRPGYWGVTCQNKCRTGTYGDQCSMTCQSCGQSYRCHHVTGECDCLPGYTGPNCDQVCPAGYFGKQCSEVCVPCANNSTCNHRNGHCECLPGWTAIDCSKPCDPGRFGQLCAQTCSCPANLLCDRFTGDCVCENRGDDCKQDSFQQTGSVMSRLNPGERESWGAIAGIVVLVILVVLLLALLLLYRRRQKEKQNNTPTVSFSTGHTVNSEYAVPDVPHSYHHYYSNPSYHTLSQNRPPLPHLPNNHDHTIKNTNNQLFCSVKNAERERRGLFGVETNATLPADWKHHEPRKDSGAFGIDRSYSYSASLGKYYNKELKDSAAVSSSSLNSENPYATIKDLPGLPLPFCPPESSYMEMKSAMPRERAYTEITPPPPFHTATLRRECQSSHGHAPHEDPQSHYDLPVNSHIPGHYDLPPVRRPPSPCPSPRRSPQ; encoded by the exons CTTCACCACCTCAGTAAAGGAGTCCTACTTGCATCCTTATGACCAAGTGGGAGAGGAGCCCTGCTCGGATCCACGGACTTCCTACAAATGCATGCGCCACAG GATCACCTACAAAACAGCCTACAGGCAGGCGGTGAAGACTGATTACCGCAAGAGATACCAGTGCTGTCCAGGCTACTACGAGAGTCGAGGCAAATGTGTCC CTCGCTGCACTAAGGAGTGCGTCCACGGCCGGTGTGTCGCTCCAGATCGCTGCCAGTGCGAGGGAGGCTGGCGAGGAGATGACTGCTCCAGCG ACTGTGACGATAAACACTGGGGAGCGAACTGCAAGCAGCAGTGCAAGTGTGAGAACGGAGCTCTCTGCGACCCTGTGAAGGGAACATGTCGCTGTCCTCCAGGGTTCAATGGACGCTACTGTGAAGAGTCGTGTCCAGCAGGCACTTTTGGGAAGCGCTGTCTGCAGAGGTGCAAGTGTGCAACTGGAGGATCCTGCGATAAAGCAACAGGAGAGTGCATTTGTCGGGATGGATTCACAGGGACTTA CTGTGAGACCTCGTGTAGGAGGAAATGCCAGGCGCGATGCCCGTGCCAGAATGGTGGCATCTGTAAAGGGAAAGGGATCTGCGCTTGCCCACCTGGATGGACG GGTCCAGTCTGTACCGAGCGATGTCCAGAAGGAAGGTTTGGGCCAAACTGTACTGAGGAGTGTGTTTGCCACAACAACGGAAAATGTGACGCTGAAACTGGACAGTGTCAGTGTGCTAAAGGTTTCACTGGTCACAG GTGTAAGGAGGAGTGTGCTGCAGGTAGTTACGGACAGGACTGTAAAGGCGTGTGCGACTGTGCTAACGGTGCGCGCTGCTACAACATCGATGGAGCCTGTCTGTGCGAGCCGGGCTTCAGCGGTCCGCACTGCAGGGACAGGATGTGCCCAGACGGCATATATGGCATGCACTGTGAGCGCACGTGTCTCTGTcaggacaaacacacactcag CTGCCATCCAATGAAAGGAGAGTGCACATGCCAACCGGGCTGGGCAGGACTATACTGCAATGAGACCTGCGCTCATGGTTTCTATGGTCATGGCTGCCTGGAGCCGTGTCTTTGTGTGAATGGAGGGGTGTGTGATGGGGCCACAGGACGATGTCATTGCGCCCCGGGCTTCACG GGGCTCCACTGTGAAAATCCCTGTAAAAGTGGCACCTATGGCAAGAACTGCTCCCTGGAGTGCTCCTGTAAAAACTATGTGGACTGCTCACCGATTGATGGAACTTGTTTCTGCAAAGAAG GCTGGCGAGGACCAGACTGCTCCATCCCCTGCTCCGAAGGAACCTGGGGTCCAGGATGCAATGCCACGTGTCACTGTGCCAACGGAGCAAAATGCAACCCTGCAGATGGATCTTGCACCTGCACGGCTGGCTGGCAGGGGGCGCGCTGTGACCAACCGTGCCCG ATGGGCACGTTTGGGCCTGGCTGCCTGAAGAGGTGTGATTGTGTTCATGCCAACGGCTGCCAAGCTACCACCGGGGAGTGCCACTGTCTGCCAGGCTGGTCTG GTCCCCGCTGCAGTGAGCCGTGTTCAGAGGGCCTGTGGGGGCGCCACTGTAACCAGACCTGCTTCAAGCATTGTCCAAACAGCGACACGTGTTTGAGGGAAACTGGAGCGTGTGTGTGCCGCCCAGGTTACTGGGGAGTCACCTGCCAAAACA AATGCAGAACGGGTACGTACGGTGACCAGTGCAGTATGACGTGTCAGTCCTGCGGCCAATCATACCGCTGCCATCATGTGACAGGAGAGTGTGACTGTCTACCTGGATACACTGGGCCAAACTGTGACCAAG TTTGTCCAGCTGGCTACTTTGGAAAACAGTGCTCTGAAGTGTGTGTTCCCTGTGCCAACAACTCCACGTGCAACCACCGGAACGGTCACTGTGAATGTTTACCAGGCTGGACCGCTATCGACTGCTCCAAAC CGTGCGATCCGGGACGTTTCGGTCAACTCTGTGCTCAGACCTGTTCCTGTCCAGCCAACCTCCTCTGTGACAGATTTActggagactgtgtgtgtgaaaacagagGCGACGACTGCAAGCAAG ACTCCTTTCAGCAGACGGGGAGTGTCATGAGTCGTCTTAATCCTGGAGAGAGGGAGTCGTGGGGGGCCATCGCCGGCATCGTTGTGCTTGTCATTCTGGTGGTCCTGCTGctggctctgctgctgctttaccGCCGCAGGCAGAAGGAAAAGCAGAACAACACTCCGACTGTCTCCTTCTCCACCGGCCACACCGTCAACTCTGAATATGCCGTTCCAG ATGTTCCTCACAGTTACCACCATTACTACTCCAACCCCAGCTACCACACACTGAGCCAGAACAGGCCTCCGCTGCCACACCTCCCCAACAACCACGACCACACCATCAAG AACACCAACAACCAGCTGTTCTGCAGTGTGAAGAacgcagagagggagagacgaGGTCTGTTTGGAGTCGAGACCAATGCCACTCTGCCTGCAGACTGGAAACACCACGAGCCTCGCAAAGACTCAG GAGCTTTTGGCATCGATCGGAGCTACAGCTACAGCGCCAGCCTCGGAAAATATTACAACAAAG AGCTGAAGGATTCGGCGGCCgtgagcagcagctctctgaACAGCGAGAATCCGTACGCCACCATCAAAGACCTGCCCGGGCTGCCCCTGCCCTTCTGCCCCCCGGAGAGCAGCTACATGGAGATGAAGTCGGCCATGCCCAGGGAGCGTGCGTACACCGAGATTACGCCCCCGCCGCCGTTCCACACGGCCACCTTACGCAGAG AGTGTCAGAGCTCCCACGGCCACGCTCCTCACGAGGACCCGCAGAGCCACTACGACCTCCCGGTGAACAGCCACATCCCGGGACACTATGACCTGCCACCGGTGCGCCGCCCCCCCTCGCCCTGCCCCTCCCCCAGGAGAAGCCCTCAGTGA